In Sphaeramia orbicularis chromosome 5, fSphaOr1.1, whole genome shotgun sequence, a genomic segment contains:
- the LOC115419168 gene encoding ras-related protein rab7-like, whose translation MEERTGPVTLKIILIGNSGVGKSSFMNRYVSHRFTNMYRATLVTDFLSKTLNLGEDTVTLQIWDTAGTERFQSLGAPLYRGTHCCILVFDVTSMDSFRALEQWRKEFLIQGEPQDPEEFPFIVLGNKTDLNQREVSRSRALQWCEEIGADYFEGSAEQDVDVDGPFQCAAQRGFRQYKKHTLENTGHFQITCKQPRETRNNCQC comes from the exons ATGGAGGAGAGAACAGGACCTGTCACCCTGAAAATAATCCTCATAGGGAACTCTGG GGTGGGAAAGTCCTCCTTCATGAACAGATATGTCAGTCACCGCTTCACCAACATGTACCGGGCCACCCTTGTGACTGACTTTCTTTCCAAAACGCTAAACCTGGGGGAGGACACTGTCACCCTGCAG ATCTGGGACACAGCAGGCACAGAGAGGTTCCAGTCCCTGGGAGCACCCCTGTACCGGGGAACCCACTGCTGCATTCTGGTGTTTGATGTCACGTCCATGGACAGTTTCCGTGCCCTGGAGCAGTGGAGGAAGGAGTTCCTGATCCAGGGAGAACCTCAGGACCCAGAAGAGTTCCCCTTCATTGTGCTGGGAAACAAAACCGACCTGAACCAGCGGGAG GTTTCTCGCAGTCGAGCCCTGCAGTGGTGCGAGGAAATAGGAGCAGATTATTTTGAAGGAAGTGCCGAACAGGACGTGGACGTGGACGGTCCGTTCCAATGCGCAGCTCAGAGGGGCTTCAGACAG tacaaaaaacacacattggaAAATACAGGACATTTCCAGATAACCTGCAAACAGCCGAGAGAAACTCGCAACAACTGCCAGTGCTGA